Proteins from a single region of Macrotis lagotis isolate mMagLag1 chromosome 2, bilby.v1.9.chrom.fasta, whole genome shotgun sequence:
- the CBX8 gene encoding chromobox protein homolog 8 encodes MELSAVGERVFAAEALLKRRIRKGRMEYLVKWKGWSQKYSTWEPEENILDARLLAAFEEREREMELYGPKKRGPKPKTFLLKAQAKAKAKTYEFRSDSARGIRVPYPGRSPQELGSTSRAREGLRNIGLSPPGSSSSTSTSSTCRGDSARERDRDRGTGRPDDKPSSPGDSSKKRGPKPRKDLRDPSQRTSGEPMDGLGDYLKGRKMEDAPSGAGKFTAGHSVIQLARRQDADLACTVATPSGGEAGGKLAMDTYPPRVIKHRADFLEAKGQSGLDSGGPRVRHSSGNPGSVGSLYRDMGAQGGRPSLIARIPVARILGDPEEESWSPSLTNLEKVVVTDVTSNFLTVTIKESNTDQGFFKEKR; translated from the exons ATGGAGCTTTCTGCGGTCGGGGAGCGGGTGTTCGCGGCCGAAGCCCTCTTGAAGCGGCGCATCAGAAAA GGACGCATGGAGTACCTCGTGAAATGGAAGGGCTGGTCTCAGAA GTATAGCACCTGGGAACCCGAAGAAAACATCCTGGATGCCCGACTTCTCGCAGCCTTTGAGGAAAG ggAACGAGAGATGGAGCTGTATGGCCCCAAAAAGCGAGGTCCCAAGCCCAAAACCTTCCTCCTCAAG GCACAAGCCAAGGCTAAAGCGAAAACCTACGAGTTCCGGAGCGACTCGGCTCGGGGTATCAGGGTCCCCTACCCGGGGCGATCTCCCCAGGAACTTGGCTCCACTTCTAGAGCCCGGGAGGGACTTCGAAACATCGGCCTCTCCCCACCTgggagcagcagcagcaccagCACCAGCAGCACCTGCCGAGGGGACTCGGCCCGGGAGAGAGACCGGGACCGGGGCACCGGGAGACCCGATGACAAGCCTAGTTCTCCAGGGGATAGCTCTAAGAAACGAGGCCCCAAACCCCGGAAGGACCTTCGGGACCCTTCCCAGCGGACCTCGGGGGAGCCGATGGATGGTCTTGGGGACTACCTCAAAGGGAGGAAGATGGAGGATGCCCCCTCTGGGGCAGGCAAGTTCACAGCTGGGCACAGTGTAATCCAACTGGCCCGAAGGCAAGACGCAGACCTAGCCTGCACCGTGGCTACTCCCAGCGGAGGTGAGGCCGGGGGCAAGCTGGCTATGGACACCTACCCACCCCGAGTCATAAAGCACAGGGCAGATTTTCTGGAGGCCAAAGGCCAGAGTGGTTTGGACTCTGGAGGCCCTCGGGTCCGACATAGCTCCGGCAACCCAGGTTCAGTTGGGAGCTTATATCGGGACATGGGGGCCCAAGGGGGTAGGCCCTCCTTGATTGCCAGGATTCCTGTAGCCAGAATCCTTGGGGACCCAGAGGAGGAATCCTGGAGCCCATCCTTGACCAACCTGGAGAAAGTGGTGGTTACAGATGTGACTTCAAACTTTTTGACCGTCACCATTAAGGAAAGCAACACGGACCAAGGTTTTTTTAAGGAGAAGAGATGA